A window of the Dictyostelium discoideum AX4 chromosome 4 chromosome, whole genome shotgun sequence genome harbors these coding sequences:
- a CDS encoding RapGAP/RanGAP domain-containing protein, with protein MSSTANNSQSSQSPVAMSLPIPSSSSSSSSSEKTKEKEKAKKKLAVFLDINLDSFKRFKGLSSFIANSDENEIDKVFKENSYQVYQTMLSTFSSYELGTYKGKHSYAEKEVLKLMELLKRILIHLEGFVKKGWQVKSIVNVLEKMLGIENVQTLRMSGFSVLLIFLEVMEKPDKYKLELFSSVIDFTPFTADYTNKIIFSRKVFSAASEMKRFIVMQSTEQPTKEDSTKLFEQIFIHTDKKLNTNNNNTNNNNNNNVNVNNVNVNNNNNNNNNINSFNFWFELIKTYYLPVLYPSICKQNGLLTPEDTTGFISNCPYELQVVVINYLCNWVTNYKQIKEYFFNNNSSDSSSSSTFSTFALNQNNQNNPTALTNIVVPGKGNISILLEIFKQSCRLPLKYYEVIKKSIQTFKYLFLENTKDLEFGEDLPIYQTFILNEMLHVFEAESQNFEKEREAIGTYIIDCVYKYLIEHYHSMTNELKEISLLAMLQGTVTLLRKSNPNKSVSVSLEQSIVSTTLYGWIKSKEINNKKLWEQFHQQFEEIYHRPEVIRQIKSKLLQVTLVLKELIYPLSQRLITKKLKDIRNTAKGGEPKSLDHQEVPSEISQDPAIHQNIQWDVETCKAIWHCLLDLFRNLSKIKEPTIHEMATQIIVDIVDLFIRTEQEVEFSDYLDENKPKHLSLINIFGSRLFDTCQLDSKYTKGKVLALGCLCRLVCRHHPQYPISVLSHFYSVINAAMVSPSSNGIDLSWSIILNSSNIFNLSIPGANILIPTYLYKIKVILTLKGEITIPLEVRKKCIVIINSLIFYPNQFPNMDIYNQREVKGKLLGNDLTMSEMKKDIVEILSVTLKSDKSSENKVICVWGLSVFLMEEFNCNFNQDLVNEIVDEITNHTTSIDTTVARAALDSLSSIGLIFKKLSKSTIQKILVSLCTSILRVLPEIEAATSSVAEITIASHFHCLLDWISLDNSIFDDSSYAEFRGLMFRCIEEGLGLKDEMWSSNSFSNILKQEAAAAAANALNAGGDSKDHIKGVTKNLTIKKNVISKINDKFRDSGDKSTNTSTNQEEEETTKFVVIHDACETLLNHCLNFTHNFPSKQGAEFISSMIDEEDDKTLFDENDEQQSSSSQINASPPTNISTLPLFCVLNENALISVVEIPKPNGSGSYARLFIRDATGKYVWNFDCDYDLENQIKQSPLPSLLEGTNSNLMVLDSNQNSYHLINKYSNDLTVKPVEKDEKLNKLLENLSVEHPECLPSQGKFLNQPLNCLKANLVDIFTKNQNELNAFIQREDSLNTQEKYALPPIGSTWNAQIPDKAKSIVSQSCRLLLSYLGFLDVNIYTNTLRQLESTNKLSRALTQLDITPGREILKIGVIYTCEGQDDQKEILRNDQTKQYNSQGGANAHTSNLYRQFVDGLGWPVELAQHQGYMGGLDRKKTTGVYAPYYATPSVEAIFHDITLMPTNPTDSQQIHKKRHVGNDIVNIIWSEHIRDYNSTTITSQFNDALVIVYPLPNGLFRIQIYRKESKVPLFGPLIHGMAVNKELLPLLVRQTAINAYRYVRHNTPNYSKPYVLRKFRIKEIVDRYSSDRNYVDYIHSVASGSSNFPITAPITSGPSSATTSSPSSPSSLTPSTTPPSTIGIPSPI; from the exons ATGAGCTCAACAGCGAATAATTCACAATCCTCACAATCACCAGTTGCGATGTCATTGCCAATtccatcatcttcatcatcctcttcatcatcagaaaaaaccaaagaaaaagaaaaagcaaaaaagaaattagcagtatttttagatataaatttagattcattcaaaagatttaaaggattatcatcatttattg CAAATtctgatgaaaatgaaattgataaagtttttaaagagAATTCATATCAAGTTTATCAAACAATGTTATCAACATTTTCATCATATGAATTAGGAACTTATAAAGGTAAACATAGTTATGCAGAGAAAGaagtattaaaattaatggaactattgaaaagaattttaattcatttggaGGGATTTGTAAAGAAAGGTTGGCAAGTGAAGAGTATTGTAAATGTGCTCGAGAAAATGTTAGGTATTGAAAATGTACAAACCCTTAGAATGTCTGGTTTTtcagttttattaatattcttGGAAGTTATGGAAAAACCTGATAAATACAAATTGGAATTGTTTTCATCAGTAATCGATTTCACACCGTTCACAGCGGATTATACAAACAAAATCATATTCTCTCGTAAAGTTTTTAGCGCAGCTTCAGAGATGAAAAGATTCATTGTAATGCAATCAACTGAACAACCAACTAAAGAAGATTcaacaaaattatttgaacaaatatttatacacactgataaaaaattaaatactaataataataatacaaataataataataataataatgtaaatgtaaataatgtaaatgtaaacaataataataataataataataatattaatagttttaatttttggtttgaattaattaaaacttaTTATTTGCCAGTATTATATCCAAGTATTTGTAAACAAAATGGATTATTGACACCAGAGGATACGACTGGTTTCATTAGTAACTGTCCATATGAATTACAAGTGGTTGTAATTAACTATCTTTGTAATTGGGTAACAAattataaacaaattaaagaatactttttcaataataattcatcagattcatcatcatcatcaactttTTCAACATTCGCAttgaatcaaaataatcaaaataatccaaCCGCTTTAACAAATATTGTAGTTCCTGGTAAAggaaatatttcaattttattagaaatttttaaacaatctTGTAGattacctttaaaatattatgaagttattaaaaaatcaattcaaacttttaaatatttattttta gAAAATAcaaaagatttagaatttGGTGAAGATTTACCAATTTATCAaacatttatattaaatgaaatgtTACATGTATTCGAAGCAGAATCacaaaattttgaaaaagagaGAGAAGCAATTGGTACTTATATAATTGATTgtgtttataaatatttgataGAACATTATCATAGTATGACTAATGAATTGAAAGAGATATCATTGTTGGCAATGTTACAAGGTACCGTTACATTATTACGTAAATCCAATCCAAATAAATCGGTTAGTGTATCATTAGAACAGAGTATAGTATCAACTACATTATATGGTTGGATTAAATCTAAAGAgattaataataagaaaCTATGGGAACAATTTCATCAACAATTTGAAGAGATTTATCATCGTCCAGAGGTTATAAgacaaattaaatcaaaattattacaagTCACTTTGGTATTGAAAGAGTTAATCTATCCATTATCACAACGTTTAATCACAAAGAAACTTAAAGACATTAGAAACACTGCCAAAGGTGGTGAACCAAAATCATTGGATCATCAAGAGGTACCCTCAGAGATTTCACAAGATCCTGCAATTCATCAAAATATTCAATGGGATGTTGAGACTTGTAAGGCCATTTGGCATTGTCTATTGGATTTGTTTAGAAAtctatcaaaaattaaagaacCAACCATTCATGAAATGGCAACTCAAATCATCGTTGACATTGTTGACCTTTTCATTAGAACCGAACAAGAGGTTGAATTCTCTGATTATTTGgatgaaaataaaccaaaacaTCTCTCTTTGATCAATATTTTCGGTTCAAGATTATTTGATACTTGTCAATTGGATTCAAAATATACTAAAGGTAAAGTTTTGGCTTTAGGTTGTCTTTGTAGATTAGTTTGTCGTCATCATCCACAATATCCAATCTCTGTACTCTCTCATTTCTATAGTGTTATCAATGCTGCTATGGTTTCACCATCTTCAAATGGTATTGATTTATCTTGGTCAATCATACTAAATTCaagtaatatttttaatctttCAATTCCTGGtgcaaatattttaattccaacttatttatataaaattaaagttatt ttAACATTAAAAGGTGAAATTACAATACCATTAGAAGTTAGAAAGAAATGTAttgtaattataaattcattaatattttatccaAATCAATTTCCAAATATGGATATTTATAATCAAAGAGAAGTTAAAGGTAAATTATTAGGTAATGATTTAACAATGAgtgaaatgaaaaaagatATCGTAGAGATATTATCAGTGACATTAAAGAGTGATAAGTCATCAGAGAATAAGGTTATTTGTGTTTGGGGTTTATCAGTATTCTTAATGGAGgaatttaattgtaattttaatcaaGACTTGGTGAATGAAATCGTCGATGAGATAACCAATCATACCACAAGTATCGATACTACCGTTGCAAGAGCTGCATTGGATTCTTTATCTTCCATTGGTTTAATCTTTAAGAAACTTTCAAAATCAACCATTCAAAAGATACTAGTTTCACTTTGTACAAGTATTCTAAGAGTTTTACCCGAGATTGAAGCTGCCACCTCTTCCGTTGCTGAAATTACAATCGCAAGTCATTTCCATTGTCTTTTGGATTGGATTTCATTGGATAATAGTATTTTCGATGATAGTAGTTATGCTGAATTCCGTGGTTTAATGTTTCGTTGTATTGAAGAAGGTTTAGGTCTAAAAGATGAAATGTGGagttcaaattcattttcaaatattttaaaacaagaAGCTGCTGCCGCCGCCGCTAATGCATTAAATGCCGGTGGTGATTCAAAGGATCATATTAAAGGTGTTactaaaaatttaacaattaaaaagaatgttATCTCAAAgattaatgataaatttagAGATAGTGGTgataaatcaacaaatacTTCAACCAATCAAGAGGAGGAAGAAACTACAAAATTCGTTGTAATACATGATGCTTGTGaaactttattaaatcattgttTAAATTTCACTCATAATTTCCCATCAAAACAAGGTGCAGAATTCATTAGTTCAATGattgatgaagaagatgataaaactttatttgatgaaaatgatgaacaacaatcatcatcatcacaaatTAATGCATCACCACCAACTAATATTTCaacattaccattattttgTGTATTGAACGAGAATGCATTAATTAGCGTTGTTGAAATTCCTAAACCAAATGGATCAGGTTCCTATGCAAGATTATTTATACGTGACGCAACCGGTAAATATGTTTGGAACTTTGATTGTGATTATGATTTGGAGaatcaaattaaacaatCACCACTCCCATCACTATTGGAGGGTACAAATAGTAATCTAATGGTTTTAGATTCCAATCAAAATAGTTATCATTTAAtcaataaatattcaaatgatttaacaGTTAAACCGGTTGAAAaggatgaaaaattaaataaactcTTGGAGAATCTCTCTGTTGAACATCCAGAATGTTTACCAAGTCAAGGAAAATTCTTAAATCAACCATTGAATTGTTTGAAAGCAAATCTAGTTGATATCTTTACAAAGAATCAAAATGAATTGAATGCATTCATTCAAAGGGAAGATTCATTAAATACTCAAGAGAAATACGCATTACCACCAATTGGTAGCACTTGGAATGCTCAAATCCCTGATAAAGCAAAATCGATTGTCTCTCAAAGTTGTCGTTTACTTTTATCTTATTTAGGTTTCTTGGATGTTAATATCTATACCAACACTCTACGTCAATTGgaatcaacaaataaattaagtCGTGCTCTAACTCAATTGGATATCACTCCTGGTCGTGAAATCTTAAAGATTGGTGTCATCTATACATGCGAAGGTCAAGATGACCAAAAAGAGATCCTTAGAAATGACCAAACCAAACAATACAATAGTCAAGGTGGTGCCAATGCTCACACTTCAAATCTCTATCGTCAATTTGTCGATGGTTTAGGTTGGCCAGTTGAATTGGCTCAACATCAAGGCTATATGGGTGGTTTGGATCGTAAAAAGACAACTGGTGTCTATGCTCCATATTATGCAACTCCATCGGTTGAGGCCATCTTTCACGATATCACATTAATGCCAACCAATCCAACCGATTCACAACAAATTCATAAGAAACGTCATGTGGGTAATGATATTGTAAACATCATTTGGTCCGAACATATCCGTGATTACAATAGTACCACTATCACCTCTCAATTCAATGATGCTTTGGTCATCGTTTATCCGCTACCAAATGGTTTATTCAGAATTCAAATCTATCGTAAAGAATCAAAAGTACCATTATTTGGTCCATTAATTCATGGTATGGCTGTCAATAAGGAATTGTTACCATTGTTGGTTCGTCAAACCGCTATCAATGCCTATCGTTATGTTCGTCATAATACTCCAAATTATTCAAAACCTTATGTACTCAGAAAATTCCGTATCAAAGAAATCGTTGATCGTTATTCTTCCGATAGAAATTATGTCGATTATATTCATTCAGTTGCTTCTGGTTCAAGTAATTTCCCAATAACTGCTCCAATCACTTCTGGTCCTTCTTCCGCTACTACTTCATCACCTTCCTCACCTTCATCTTTAACTCCTTCAACAACTCCACCATCAACAATTGGTATACCTTcaccaatttaa